The sequence CAGAAGTAATGAGTGCCTCTTCGCCCTGTAAATCTTCCACATAACCTGGCTTGGCTTGCTCGGCACTCCGCTTTCTCACAAAGGGACCAAAATAGTAGGTACACTTGGGAGATTTCGTTTTAATCTCTACCCACCAGGCTTTGCCGAAAAATTCCAGGATTGATAGGATGAGTTCTTCCATGTTTTATAACGCAATTTAAGCGAGCTCAAATAATTCTACTGTATTTAATTGTGTGAGTTGGTTTTAATTTTTACCAGCCTCTTGCGAAAGATTCAAGCGTTTTTTTTGGCGACGATGAGACACTTCATACAGCGCGATCGCGCAAGCAATATGCGCATTTAAACTTTCGGTTTTTCCCAGCAACGGAATGGAAACCAGCTCATCACAATGACGTTGCGTTAACAGACTCAACCCTTGGGCTTCTCCGCCGACAACCAGAACCACTGATTCATCAAAACTCGCTTGAGCAATCAATTTTCCGCCTTCAGCCACTGTCCCATAAACCCAAAACCCAGCTTTTTTTAATTCTTCTAAAGCCCGAGAAAAATTCACCACCCGGGCGACAGGCAAGTATTCTAATGCCCCTGCTGCAACTTTCATTACTGTGGACGTAATCCCCACGGCGCGTCGTTGGGGAATCACGACTCCTTGCGCCCCCAGTGCCTCTGCTGTGCGAATAATTGACCCTAAATTCTGAGGATCTGTAATCCCCTCGGCGGCAATAATCATCGGTTGATCCGTAATTGAGCGGGCTTTTTCAATCAACTCTGATAGATCTAAATAGGGATAGGGGGCAACTTGTGCCGCCACCCCTTGGTGGTTTGCCCCGCGAGTAATTTGATTTAAACGCTCGATTCCCACCTCATCAATAATGCTTCCTTCTTTTTTTGCCGTTTGTAATAAGGAATTAAAGGTCGTGCTGTAACGGAGTTTGGGAGTAATCCAAATCCGATTCAGTTGACGATCTCCTTCTAAAGCGGCTTGCACAGAATGACGACCATAAATTAAATCATCGTTTTCGGCATCATTTTCTGGCGCTTGAGGCGTTTGAGGTTGCTTAATCTTGGGACGACTTGAAGCAGGAAAAGGCTTTCCTTTCCTAGTTTTGGGTTTGCCCTTTCGGGGTTTTTCACTCATTTTAATTTCAGGACTGATAATGGCGTTGTGGCTCGTTAAAAGTTATCAGAGGTTTGCCTCTCTTGTAACGATAACAGGAGCGATTGTAAACGATCGCGATCGCTTAAAAAAAGATATCCGACGAGGGTTTCTAAACTGGTTGCTTGTTGATAAATTTTAGCAGAGAGCCGACGGGGACGTTTCGCAGCGGCATTTCGTCCTCGCTTGACAATCTCCAGTTCTGATGGAGTTAAAAAAGGAAGTAACGCCTCTAGCTGTTGCGCTTGATTTTCTGCTCGCACTTCTGACACTACCAATTGATGATATTGAGAAATCTGTTTTTGCGGTAACAAATAATAGAGACGCACATACAACTCATAAACGGCATCGCCAATATAAGCGAGTCCTGCTGGGGAAATCTGTTCGAGAGGGGGTAATTCGTCCAATCCCCCTACTACGGAAAAAAATTCCACTTCGGAATCAGAATCATTGGGTTGATGAGTTTGCGGTGTCAAATTTGTCCTCGGGTTGAGTGTAATGACAAGAAAAGCAAAGTTAATTTATTGCAAAGACTCCAAAGCAGCTTCGAGACTCGGTTGTAAAGAAAGGAACTTTTCTAAACGAACCAGTTTGACGGTTTGTGTTACCCGAGCATTGGTAACAATTTGTAGAGTCCCTCCTTCGGTTTGAGCTTTTTTGGCAAGCTGAACCAAAGCGCCCAAACCAGAACTATCGACAAAATCAATTTGCGAAAGCACCAAAATAATGTTTTTCGGTCCTTCCTCAATATACTTGGCAATTACTTTCCCAAAGGTCGGTTCGGAAAACGCATCGAGTAAGCCAGTTAAACGAAAAATCTGGCAGTTCTCTTGAATTTCCCGCGTTCCGCGCAAACTAACGGTTAAGTTGAGTGGTTCAGGAATAATATCCTCCTTAGTTTTTAACCAATCATGAGCTTGAACAAAATAGACAATAAAAGTTAGCTCGAAGAACTAACCTTTAACAGATAGTGTATATTAGCACATTTTTCGGCTTTAATCCTCTCACAGATGGGTTGTTGCTGTTTGTTGCCGATGTTCCCGCATTGATGCCACAAATTGGGCAAATAAATAATCGGCATCGTGAGGACCCGGGCTGGCTTCGGGATGATATTGTACGGAAAAAATGGGTAGGGTTTTATGCCGTAATCCCGCGACGGTGCGGTCATTTAAGTTAAGATGTGTAATTTCGACATCGGCTTGTAATGAATCTTCAGTAACCGCAAAGCCATGATTTTGGCTGGTAATTTCGACCTTTTGTTGTAACCCTGCCGGTTGATTGAGTCCGCGATGTCCGAATTTGAGCTTAAATGTTTCTGCCCCCAGGGAAAGTCCGAGAATTTGGTGTCCCATGCAAATGCCAAACATGGGTTTTCCGGCTTTTAATAGGGCTTTTGTGGTTTCAATTCCTTCGGTTACTGCCGCCGGATCTCCCGGTCCGTTGGAGAGAAAAATGCCATCGGGATGATATTGATCAATTGCTTCGGGCGGCGTATGGGCAGGAACGACAATGACCCGACAGCCATAACTCGCCAGACGACGTAAAATATTGCGTTTAATCCCAAAATCAATGGCGACTACCGTCAGCGGGGTGGGGTCATCTGCTGCCATCACAGGGCGAAATTCCCAACTTTCTGCTGTGGGATCCGACCATTCGTAAACGTTTTTGGTGGTGACTTCGTTAACGAGGTTTAAGCCCAGCATGGCGGGGGCGGCTGCTACCTGTTTTAAGAGTTCTTGCTCATCGAGAATTTCGCTAGAAATTGCCCCGTTCATTGCTCCAGAAGAGCGTAAAATGCGGGTCAGGGCGCGGGTGTCAATGCCATAGATGCCAGGAATGTTATGTTGCTTGAGGTAATCGGGGAGAGAAGCGCGCGATCGCCAATTGCTGGGAAAATAACAAACATTACGGGCAATTACGCCCCGGACATGAGGCTGATCAGACTCTTCATCATCTGGATTGACCCCAGTATTGCCTAATTCTGGATAAGTAAAGGTAATAATTTGTCCCTGATAGCTGGGATCGGTTAAGACTTCCTGATAACCGGTCATCCCCGTATTAAATACCACTTCACCGACCGTTGTTCCTTTCGCACCAAAGGATTTCCCTCGAAATACTGTTCCGTCTTCTAACACCAGTAAAGCTGGTTCTACCTGATGATTGATCATTTGCTGCTTGATATTTCCTTAATTCCTGATGGATCTGAAATCCCCCTTTTGGCATTTTAAGATAGAAAGAGTCGATCCGAAATCTGAGGTAAACCGGGATGGGTCTAACTCTTGCCAAGTGGACGCTTGATGAGTATCAACGCATGATTGAAGTCGGCTTGCTCGATGAGCGTCGGGTTGAACTTTTAAACGGAGAAATTGTTGAAATGTCCCCAGAGGGTGAACCTCATGCTTATTACCGGATGGAAACGAAAGATTACTTAACCCGACTTCTAGAAGGTCGTGCTGTAATCCGAGAAGCTGCACCGATTATCATCCCTCAGAATAATTCTGAACCCGAACCGGATTTAGCGATTGTTGCCCCTTTGGGACGAGAATACTTGCAACATCATCCCTATCCGGAAAATATCTTTTGGTTGATTGAGTTTTCTAACACCAGCTTGGAGAAAGACCTCACGACTAAACGGAAAACGTATGCGACCGCCGGAATTAAGGAGTACTGGGTCAGAGATTTACAACATGAACAATTAAAAGTGTTTCGTGACCCCACTGCTGGCGATTATACGTCTGAAATGACCTTGACCGTGGGCAAAATTAGTCCCGTTGCCTTTCCTGATGTCATTGTTTCTGTTGAACGCTTATTCTATTAGCTGTACTCCCCACTCTTAACTCTACTGATAAAATGCCTTTCCCATCAAAGAATTTTCCTGGCAATCTCCCTCTTGATGGCTATCGAAGGGGCATAAGATAGAAATAGTCAATTAGAAATCTAGGAGCAAGGGCGATGAGTCTAACTATTGCCAAGTGGACGCTTGATGAGTATCAACGCATGATTGAAGTCGGCTTGCTCGATGAGCGTCGAGTTGAACTTTTAAACGGAGAAATTGTTGAAATGTCCCCAGAGGGAGAACCTCATGCTTATTATTGCACTGCGACCAAAGAGTATCTAACACAACTCTTAGGAAATCAAGCAACGATTCGAGAAGGAAAACCCATTACTATTATCAATAGTGATTCTGAACCTGAACCCGATTTAGCCATTGTTGAACCTCTAGGGCGAGAATACCTGCAATATCATCCCTATCCAGAAAATATCTTTTGGTTGATTGAGTTTTCTAACACCAGCTTAGAAAAAGACCTCACGGTAAAACGGAAAACGTATGCTGCTGCGGGAGTTAGAGAATACTGGGTCCGAGATTTACAACATGAAGCGTTGAAAGTGTTTCGTGAACCGACAGCTGGCGATTATACGGTTGAGATGACTTTAACCACAGGAATAATTCATCCAGTTGCGTTTCCTGAAGTAGAGATTTCAGTCCAACGGTTATTCGATTAACTGTAAAACTCCTAGCCCTAACTCTTCTGCTGAGAGCGCTTTCGCTTCAAACAGTGCCATCATATCTCGGAGTTGAGGTTGTCCGCTCGAAGCCCCTTTCAAGCCTCTCGCAATAATTAAACCGCAATAGCCTTTGGTTTGTTGACACCGTTTTTCCCACTGTTGACGGGCATTAAAATGAGTGGGGTCATTTTCATCAAATTCTCCAAATAAGTAGAGTTCACCGTTACCGGTTTGCACAATTCCCAAGTCATAGACAGTATCGGTGATTGGATCTTCTCCTGCATTAAAGCCAATCCCCAGCAGCCCGCCAGAATGCTGAATCTGATCAATCATTGCTTTCGCTTTAGGGCGAGAGGTTTGGATCAGAATAATCGGCATTCCTTCCCCTTTTTCTGAGATGCCGAGAGATTGGTAAAGCTGTTTTTCATTGTTTCGCATCTGCGCAATCAGATCCCAAGAAATCATACCAATACTGAGAAACGAGTCTTTAGGAACTAAATCTTCTTTAACCGGGGAAGAAAATTGCGCTTCTTCAGCAGTATTGAAAGCTTCGGTTTCCTCTGCATCGAGTAAATCAATCAATTCCGTTTCCAAGTCGGGGTTGGTCGCAACGGTAACAGCAAC is a genomic window of Cyanobacteria bacterium GSL.Bin1 containing:
- the carA gene encoding glutamine-hydrolyzing carbamoyl-phosphate synthase small subunit: MINHQVEPALLVLEDGTVFRGKSFGAKGTTVGEVVFNTGMTGYQEVLTDPSYQGQIITFTYPELGNTGVNPDDEESDQPHVRGVIARNVCYFPSNWRSRASLPDYLKQHNIPGIYGIDTRALTRILRSSGAMNGAISSEILDEQELLKQVAAAPAMLGLNLVNEVTTKNVYEWSDPTAESWEFRPVMAADDPTPLTVVAIDFGIKRNILRRLASYGCRVIVVPAHTPPEAIDQYHPDGIFLSNGPGDPAAVTEGIETTKALLKAGKPMFGICMGHQILGLSLGAETFKLKFGHRGLNQPAGLQQKVEITSQNHGFAVTEDSLQADVEITHLNLNDRTVAGLRHKTLPIFSVQYHPEASPGPHDADYLFAQFVASMREHRQQTATTHL
- a CDS encoding anti-sigma factor antagonist (This anti-anti-sigma factor, or anti-sigma factor antagonist, belongs to a family that includes characterized members SpoIIAA, RsbV, RsfA, and RsfB.), yielding MVYFVQAHDWLKTKEDIIPEPLNLTVSLRGTREIQENCQIFRLTGLLDAFSEPTFGKVIAKYIEEGPKNIILVLSQIDFVDSSGLGALVQLAKKAQTEGGTLQIVTNARVTQTVKLVRLEKFLSLQPSLEAALESLQ
- a CDS encoding Uma2 family endonuclease, with product MGLTLAKWTLDEYQRMIEVGLLDERRVELLNGEIVEMSPEGEPHAYYRMETKDYLTRLLEGRAVIREAAPIIIPQNNSEPEPDLAIVAPLGREYLQHHPYPENIFWLIEFSNTSLEKDLTTKRKTYATAGIKEYWVRDLQHEQLKVFRDPTAGDYTSEMTLTVGKISPVAFPDVIVSVERLFY
- a CDS encoding DUF1816 domain-containing protein, with the protein product MEELILSILEFFGKAWWVEIKTKSPKCTYYFGPFVRKRSAEQAKPGYVEDLQGEEALITSVDIKRCQPTILTDYEEKEEANDEDESSNEKFPSLSAHHSQSFHE
- a CDS encoding Uma2 family endonuclease codes for the protein MSLTIAKWTLDEYQRMIEVGLLDERRVELLNGEIVEMSPEGEPHAYYCTATKEYLTQLLGNQATIREGKPITIINSDSEPEPDLAIVEPLGREYLQYHPYPENIFWLIEFSNTSLEKDLTVKRKTYAAAGVREYWVRDLQHEALKVFREPTAGDYTVEMTLTTGIIHPVAFPEVEISVQRLFD
- a CDS encoding ribonuclease III yields the protein MTPQTHQPNDSDSEVEFFSVVGGLDELPPLEQISPAGLAYIGDAVYELYVRLYYLLPQKQISQYHQLVVSEVRAENQAQQLEALLPFLTPSELEIVKRGRNAAAKRPRRLSAKIYQQATSLETLVGYLFLSDRDRLQSLLLSLQERQTSDNF
- the rlmB gene encoding 23S rRNA (guanosine(2251)-2'-O)-methyltransferase RlmB: MSEKPRKGKPKTRKGKPFPASSRPKIKQPQTPQAPENDAENDDLIYGRHSVQAALEGDRQLNRIWITPKLRYSTTFNSLLQTAKKEGSIIDEVGIERLNQITRGANHQGVAAQVAPYPYLDLSELIEKARSITDQPMIIAAEGITDPQNLGSIIRTAEALGAQGVVIPQRRAVGITSTVMKVAAGALEYLPVARVVNFSRALEELKKAGFWVYGTVAEGGKLIAQASFDESVVLVVGGEAQGLSLLTQRHCDELVSIPLLGKTESLNAHIACAIALYEVSHRRQKKRLNLSQEAGKN